Within the Salvia hispanica cultivar TCC Black 2014 chromosome 4, UniMelb_Shisp_WGS_1.0, whole genome shotgun sequence genome, the region TTACATTCCTATTCTCCTAAAATGTGGGTAAGATGTGtactttataaattataattaaatactcctgAAGTACATAAGTTCTTCATAAATACAcaaatataagtaaaacttACTCGTTATCAAGCCAATCCACCATAATGGCTCATATAGATATGAATAGCCACCAACCCCTGTagacaaaaattaagaaagagaaaacCAAGGTTAAATGGCAATTTATGACATGTTGTGGACTAAATAGGCAATTAAAATAAGCAGAGAGACATAAACCACTTTAAGAAAAACACATGTACAATAACAAAATGCATCTTATCAATCAAACTATGAGGCCAACTACAAACTTATAATTGCAATGTATTTAGTGGCCCGTCATTAAAAGCATATCTTCAACTTTAGTTATACTTCAATGAGCAATGAGATCTTATTGTACCCACTCTATCGAAGTAGCAACCATTGTTGAAGATCCcgttaataaaaaatgctaaAAACATTTCAAGCACTAAACACTCAGCAGCTATATCCCATTTATAGAAAACATGACTTATCATCATCTCTagaaggaaagaaaaattttGTAACCAATTTTACAACTAAAAGATTTTCATGACAAAAATTCTCACCAATGAGTACAACTTTTAGAAAACCAGCTCACCACCCAACACATAATAAAAAAGGGTTAAAATACATTCTCACTAGATTGTTGTCGGACACCAATGTGGTAAATATCCAaagaactttgaaattgaaaaaaatgcaaaCGCAATAGTTTTGACAACGACATCTAAAATTCTAATTAGCTCCAACAATAAAGGACTCAAATAGTAATTCGTACTTTGAATTAGGCTGACTGCACAAAGTTACTGAGATCATGATTATCATGTAGTACAAGTGATTGGATAGTATGTTTCAGCATACAAGCATTATATTTTTGATCCGGACTACCAGATCATTTCTCCAGACCCACAATACTTATTTTGGCATCAATGGCAGACTCATCTCTTGTATGCAAATTCCTCACTGAGGCTAGATGTACATTTTACAAGCAGGCTCAGCTTCAGACAAATCGAAGATCTTACTTCTAGTGAAAAAAGTAGCAATTTGAGATTCGAGCCACTAGCTCGTTCATTACAAGGCCACGATCACACTTAAATCATATGGGAAAAAAGCAAACAGCGTCCTCAGATATGAACACATTAAGCTCCTACACTCCCGAATTATTCATCATCAGAAACAACAAagttaaaatgaaatagtaatgAATTACCAGCTCTGACGCCAGAAGCCCCGGCTTTCTTCAACCCCTTTTTCTTAACAATAAAGCTGGCGCCGATGAATAAACTGGAAGAAAGCGCCAAAACCAACCCCTTTATGTTTTCAGACGACATCCCCCGGTACGAACCAGACATGTCATCCGTAGCCGCCTGCTCGGACGCCATCCTCGCACTCACTCCGAAATCCCAACTACGACCTTGTAACAACACCTTGCCCAAGTGGAGAGGGTTTCttaatttgatcaatttctctctaaaatcGTGCAATCATCTTCAGCTTCCAGCTGCCCGGTATGTTTTCCCACTGGTTATGACGGAAATTGAAGTGAATCAAATGGGATTTTTGTTAAGATCAGTAATTTCCGGCGGCGGTAGCTGATGATTGAAGAATCTTCGACAGGCAGCAACGAGAAAGATGAGAAATGGGGGAAATTTTGTGGGATATTTCAGATCGGTGTTCGAAGATAGAAGGTTGGTTACATTATCAGTGAAACAGTTATAGACATCTCGGATGAGGTTTTGATGTGCTAATTATCAATAAACCATATCCAACACATGAAATCTAAACTAAATTTACATTGGATTTTTTTGAACTTTAGATCGGATAATAACTTTAGCAAATTTAGTATTTTcagatttatttataaatattgaaaaaaatccaaaatacaaaatacagTTCTACTAAAACTTCAATTGAATCGGAAGACATTCCttccatccattttttttcatttagaatttaaatttttatgtactTAATTAAATGGTGTATGTTATGATTCtaaaatttaactttaataggagtattttttttctctaaactTAATTATTAGAAAGTTGATAAAGTTTTAGATTTTTAGAGTTATTATAATTGTCTAATTAGACAAGATtggttaaaattttatttagactaagaagaaattaaattaaaatttactgatgttttatgtaattttggatttttttttatttggatccGAACTTGTAGAAAATTAAGTTAGATCAAACTCATTTTCataaaagtttgaatttttgaatcaGATTGGGTTGTCGAAAATCGAATCTAAAAGTATGGCTCTTATCGATTTAtgcatgttaagatcattttgcTCGTCGGGCTTTAGATAGCCCCTTTCTCACCCCTGACGTCCTCCCACCCGGCACAACCAGGTCCTCTGGCTGTGGATGCACCACCGCGGCCCCTACGTGGCTTACAATAGGCCGCCCATGCTGCAGCGGCAGTGCTATTGTGGTTACTCTTACATAATCATGGACCTTAATACACATTTTCATCATATTACATAACCTTCGGTTGTAGCCGTTGATGAAAATCAAATTGTTTCTATATTTTCCATTCAATTTAGACACTTTTTAAGTGTTTTACATATTTACTTTAGTGGTAATTGAAACCTTTAAGctggaaaaaattaaacaacaaaTCAGAAATggtagagagaagaaaaaaggaCTTCATGATGCTgtggatataatttttatattttataaaattctacGCGGTAGTTGCAAAACATCAATTTGATGGAAACATGGTCGTTTTTAGCCTTCtcaatttattgataaatacgtcaattaaattaaatggacTATAACGCCAAACAGGGAGAATTAGCCTTAAATCCTTAAACCGTTAAACGTTCGAATTTAAATTCGTAGTGACCAAAATACTTCTCCTACTACAATGTAAAGAGGGTTACAAGGATTATGTCATTTAGAAAGTACATTTATAATTTGGCTGAAATAATTATTCTTGGATGGAATTGAATGAATGCATTTATGCATATAATGAGagtcatttttaatttccaaatgCAGTAAATGATGAATATTCCGAAATTGATTTATCGAGATTCTAATCGTACGCCTCCCCGCACCCAATAATCATCTCTGCTGTGGCGGCCATTgatttcctctctctctcacacacactgAGAGTGAGACACAACTCTTACCCTCGAACAAAATCTGCTGTGAACGCTGTGAGGATTTAGAGAGAGGATAACCGGAAAATGTCTGTGGGGCGGACGATTTTCCTGCAGTGCCCATCGATTCCGCATTTCCCTAATTCTTCATCCTCTTCTCCCAAGCCCGTCGCAGTGAAATTCACCGTCTCATGCTGCTCGCTCGCGTCGCCGGCGGCCGTGGTTAATGGGAACCTCGAGAAGAGGTCTCACGACAGAAATGAAGTCCGCCTCGGCCTGCCGAGTAAAGGCCGAATGGCTACCGACACTCTCGACCTTCTCAAGGTAATGACAACTATCACACACATATATTCAATACTACTGTAGTGCTGTGTATTTCATGTCATGATTTTGATTGCGTTTTATCCTTTTGTTTGCCGTGAAGGATTGTCAATTGTCGGTGAGGCAGGTTAATCCGCGGCAGTATGTGGCAGAAATTCCTCAGGTGCGATTACTTTCTTTGTCGGATATTTTGATTGGGAATTTATGCAAGCATTTCACTCTTAATCTCATGTCTCtctgtttgttttgtttctgtGGGAGATTTATAGCAATGTTTCGTTCAGTTTGTATGGAGTAGTTGCAACTAAAATTCATGTTTGAATCAATACCTGTGGGTCCTTATGTTTACCTTTTGTGACAATGTTTTTCTGGAGGAGGGTGGTGGACATTGAGGCAATATGATCCTCATTATCCTTGGTTTGAGGTTCAAGTAGGTTACCAGTAGAAGGTCTGATTGTTGGTAAAGACAGGTCTCAAAGTAACTATTTGCAATTGGGAATGGATAATAGTGTGATTGGGCATTAATGTGGAGGAAAAAACCTCAGAAATTCGATAAACATGATGGTTGTGCCGCGGGTGATAATTAGGGGTTTTGTTGGAAGGTAATCATTGGATGATTTACCTAACTTTGAGTATGTTTTACATAAATCTAGCTGGGACGAGAAGGCCTACTTGTCAGAGATGGTGCAATCTGTCCAGATGACGCTAATGCAAACTGTCTTAAGCTTTTAACCAATTGTTTATCTCTTTCATTAGTTTGGCTGTCAAAAGGAGTAGCAAGTTTGATGGaaagtaaaaataagattttgatggaaaaatcattctcAACATGTCTTTTAGTAAGTGGTTGCATGACCTAAAGAATTGGGTGACAGTGTATtgcaaatatatttcaaaGATGACGCTGTATTGGGAATAGTGTTGGTAATtccaaaagaataaaatacttCTATGTGGTGTAGGGTTATTGAAAGCAAATATGTGGCAAGAAATGGGATGATTACATTGTTGGTAGCACTAATCCTCAAAATCCATGGAAGATCAATCGcaatttttataatagttTCATCATTCAATAAGGGGCCTTTCTAGAGGTGCTAGGCGACTAACGAATTGTTATCTGCACTATATCCCCATTATATCACATCTCTTTCTCACCAGTCACCAAAAAATCCTATTGAATTCTTTGTCTCTCTTTGTGCTCTTTTTTAAGTTAATTGAAGGAGTTGAAGTCATAAATTCAGGATGATATTGGGTGAAGGGCCTTGGATCAATATTGGAAGTTCTATTGCACAATGTTTCATATAAATTTCTTATCCCCTTTCCCTACTTTTTTTTGGGGATTACTAATCCCTTTGTAATGACTCAACtcctttttttattgctatatttttttttcttatcagGATTACAACTATACTCTTAtctttctcaaattttattagtaaaaccTGAACATGACAACCCATAATTTTGGTCCTCGTACTAGTATTCTCAAAATGTTGCTTAGCaaatttctctttctcatcGCTAGCTTACTGGGGTGGTCAAGCATACATTGACCTTAACTTCTATAGGGTTTAAGAGCTTGCATGGATTCCCGTAATGTCtttgatttattgttttggAATATGAAACCTTTGCATGACATATTAATCATAATATGCATATGTATGTCGAATATATGTGCTTGCAAAACTATGGAGAGCTTGTGTAATAGGACTGTACACTCATATTAAGTCCTACTATCTCAACATATAGTGTAGAAATGatatgtagtagtatttctCACAATTGAACCAATGTAGTCTCTCATCTGATGGGTGGACTTTCTCTTGTTGGAGAAAGGTAGTCAATCATGCCATATATTTCTCGTTAAGTGTACTAACTCAAGACCTTCTCTACATGTGTCAATGTATTGTTGACTTAAAACAATAACCTCTAAAGAGTCTATATTTGTTTATACATCCTAGCATTTGTTTATATGAAAATTCTCACTCTTCACATATGTATCGTTTATAGTGTAACTAAGTTTGGCTACTTTATATTACAGATTTCAAATTTGGAAGTTTGGTTTCAACGCCCTAAAGATGTTGTGAGGAAATTGGTATCTGGAGATTTGGACCTTGGAATTGTAGGCTTGGACACTGTCTTGGAATTTGGACAGGTAAGTTATGGTGTCGTCCTCTGGTTTTCTTAATAATGTGCCCATTAAGTGCTTTGTCTAATAGTATAAGGCCCTACAGTCTTCCTTGCTCAAGCTTGCTTGATTGATCCTTCATCTGATACTAGTATATGCAATTATGCATGAAGTAAAACTTAGCCTCCTTTGATGGGCATTTCTCTGATTATCTTAATGCGCGTTTCTTGATTTGGATTGGAAACTTATTGTACTTTGGATTTGATAATCAAGATTTGCATACTTTGCAGGGAAATGAAGATCTCATTCTTGTCCATGACTCTCTAGACTACGGAGATTGCCGTTTATCTCTAGCAGTAAGTAAATGGCTTATTGTTGTGCTACCAATGTGCAAACTCCTGTTATTTAAGCTCTCATACCATGGAAAATATCCCTTTTCTGTGTTAGATTCCCAAGTACGGCATATTTGAGAATATAAATTCGTTGAAAGAGTTAGCTGAGATGCCACAGTGGACACCTGAAAGACCTCTAAGAATTGCCACTGGCTTCACATATGTATGGTTTATATGAAAATTCTCattctttatctttcttttttccctttcctttttctatttatgattttctttCAGTACAGAAGATTATGCTTGACCAAGAATTTTGCATGCAGTTGGGTCCTAAGTTCATGAAAGATAATGGTCTCAGTCATGTAACATTCTCAACTGCTGATGGTGCTTTGGAAGCAGCTCCTGCAGTAAGTAATAAACTTTGTTTGTGATAGTGTATGATGATGCTACTTCATATTTGTTGGTTTCTTTCCACATTTCTTTTCCGCATTTTTAATTTGCTTATGGTTTTGCTATTCTTtcccttttctattttaaatatgcatatatgcATGCATATATTCTCTCTGCTTCCTATATGGACCAGAGGTTACCGAGTGCTGAGTGAAATGTATATGAAAACAAGTAGTGATACTTGATATTCCAGAATGCCAATCCATATTAGTGATTCTTCAATCTGCAGCAACACACATTGTTTGTCACAGGAACCTAAAACCTCTAAGATCACGTAGTCTCATGAagcttatttgtttttcttttgctCAAAGTTTAACTCTGGAGGGGTGCGGGGTTAGTGATTGAAGCCTGCCTCATGGATATActttagttataattaaatggGTTGGATCTAcgcaattttgttttattgctAGAAGCTTGAAATAGTATTTTCATGGAATACAGTTTCAAATAGTTGCTTGTCAAATCTAATAGTAAGATTTAAGCAAAAGGAAAGCAGATATAACCCAATAGCAACTGTGCTCATTAGAAAAAgctttgtagttttttttgtcCTTAAAAGTTGTCTTTATGATTGAAAAACAGCCCTGTTAGTTTCCATCAGCACAACTGCACAACGAATGCAGCAactaactttttttgtttatgtacAGCACGGGTTGTTTTACTTAGCACCAGTATGTTATGTTTGAGTTGGCCTTGTTATCTTTCTCGTGATTCAAGCTGCAGCAGGATATCATAATATGgtgttttttgaatttttaattagcACAATGATCATCTTAAAGTGTATGTTGATTTCCGTGAATGCTGCATTCCCTACATTTAAATCAGCCGTCAGAGAATTGGGGTAGagacaaaccctaattaagTTTCATTATGTTCTAAAGTGATATGGTAAGCACATGAAGAATCTCGAAATTCACAGTTTTCTTACTAGGTGAACCTTAGGAATATATTTGAGCAACCTCGAACATTTCTTGCCCATTTCCTAAAATCATACACATAAGTTTATATGCACCGAGTCACACGTAATTTATTAAGTTAAAGCATTCACTTAATCACAGCGATGACTTCTGAATAGTTTATCTTTGTTAGCGGTATGTATTGTTATGAGTTGATTATTCCTTGTTGTGCCTCTGTGAGCTGTATTAAACTTCTTATGTTTAAATTACTTCTATATATGTCCTGTTTGTGTCTATAGATTATTAGTGCAACATCACAATGCTTTCAACCAATAAATACTGATTGATTTTCTCCCTTTCTCCCCCTTCAAGATGGGGATAGCTGATGCCATTGTGGACCTTGTGAGTAGTGGAACCAcattgagagaaaataatCTGAAAGAAATTCAAGGTGGAGTCATCGTGGAAAGTCAGGTAACTGCTTCAAGGTGGACTCATCCTGGATGCCAGTGGTTCACACTGTCTCCTTTGACCTTGGTTTATCATTTCAGGCTGTACTTGTGGCCAGCAGAAAGTCATTGATTCAGCGAAAAGGTGTGCTAGATATAACTCACGAAATGCTGGAAAGACTGGAAGCACATTTAAAAGCTGTTGGTCAGTTCACGGTACGAGTTGTTTCTTTCTTGATGTTGACTTATTTGTTGCATTGTAGTCTTTTATTTACTGTTCCCATGACAGGTAACCGCCAACATGCGTGGAAGCAGTGCAGAGGAAGTGGCTGAGCGAGTTTTAAGCCAACCATCGTTATCTGGGTTGGAGGTCTGGCTTGCTTGTCCTGTGCACATAATGCTATAACACATTTTATCCGTATGAAAGCATCTTACTTGGTTTCATGCCTTTTGTATACAGGGACCTACTATTAGCCCAGTTTTCTGCAAACGTGATGGGAAGGTAGCTGCTGATTATTATGCTATAGTTATTTGCGTGCCAAAGAAAGCTCTGTACAAATCTGTTCAGCAGCTGAGGATGGTGAGCAACAATCTTTAATCCTATATCTATCGGCCTATACTCGTGCATGTATTAGTTGTCGGCAAGGTTTGCTCTTGGTTTCTGTTGATCATCGTAGTGTCTTTCTTCTGGATGAGATAATATTTTGCCACCAACACACCCTATTCTTATGACTTCTAAAACCTGCATCAAATGATGTCTTGTTTGCATGATGATCTGTACTACCAGCTCAGCGATATGTGTTATTTACCTGCTCGATGCCATGTGTTGATACTGGATAGTCTCCAAACCCGTTTGATGAATTTCCAACTTAACACATTCTCTTGTGCAGATTGGAGGTAGTGGAGTTCTTATTTCACCTTTGACCTACATCTTCGATGAGGAAACCCCAAGATGGCGTCACCTTCTTTCAGTCTTGGGGCTCTAATATGACCTGTCTACATAGCTTGGTGAAGTTGAAGCCCAGCCTTCGAAATAATTGTTTCCTACGGATtctgttatttaattttatttgtagaatTAGTTAAATCATCTCTTGTTGTATCAAAACTGTTGCTTGATAACTGTATTATCCCGCATTGGAAGACTTCAGGTGCCGTGTTGCTTCATGTAATTTGACCTCGGTGCAAAACCTTCTGAAACACATTTTCATCatcactttcatttttctgTTTATTCATCCTATTTGTTACCATCTGATTTGGAAATTACGTTATTTCTGTGGATGTGTACAAATCTCCAGTGTCAAGAATCTGGTAATTCAGATTGTAATAGCTTTGTATCTCTAATTTGCATATGATGTATGCTCGACGAAATACGAGATGAAAGACAAGGATACactaaatatatgtaaatgagAGATAAGTCATTCATTGGGAAGCGATAACAATTTAATCGTTGTAAAACATTTCCTCATTTGGGAATACACGGTTGGGTCGTTTCAATATACAGTATACACTATCAACCTCCATATCGATGCTGAGAagcatattattttttataacagATTTCACATTGAAGAGAAAGGGAAGAGATTGCTGCAGCCTTCTGCATAACACAAACCAGCGCAAATTTCTTAATGACACAATGTAAACAACAGTCAGTGACATATGTAGATACATCATGCAGTTTTTAAATCgttttgcatatttaaatatcactCATTGCACGGTATCATGTACCTAGTTGCCTTCTTCTCTGTATTTTGGGGCATCAGAGACATGATTGCCATTTGAGATGTATCTATGACAGAAGCTGAACCGCTGCAATGGATGGAATCTTTTCTCGAAGTTTCTGGGTCACAGCAACCCGAACAGTCATTACACCAGCTGCAGGACCTGATATTCGCACTTTGACTATTGGTTCCTCAATTTCTACTAGTTCCAAATCCCCACCAGCAGCTCCAATGAGGTAAGGTCTTATTTCTTCAAGCACCTAAAGGAGAAGTTACCAACATTAGTCCTTTATCCATTTGGAATAAAATGGTGAcaataatctttaaaatacATATGTGAGCATTGATGATATTCTTagcaaaattcaaaactcttggtgcaaaaaaaataatattcttattggcaaaatccaaaatcttggtgagaaaaaatgatattcttGATGGCATAATCCAAAACTCTTGGtgcaaaaaaatgatattcttCGTATTTTGGTGCTACTAGAAGTAAACCAATAAATGAATCTTGAAGTCAAGGAATAAGACCTCATTAACCTCTTCCTCAACTTCTTGGAACAAGTTTGCCCACTTCTAGAGGTATAACTATAACACATCCTAGAGAAACATCATCcatgtttcaaaattttggatatattgGCATTCCGTCGCCCAGGATTTTCAGGACGATAtccatcttttcttttttagtccgtcccacaagaatatgcactttctaattttggaaactcttcTCTCTATTGAGGTGggacccattctccactaacaatactttatatactttttctctctacttctctcttactttaccaaatttacattaaaactcgtgccgaacccaaagtgcatattatttggggacggagggagtaatacaaCTTTTTCGGACTGCAATATATAGAATGACTTCTTATTTCCTCAGccacaaatataattatttgaaatattcgCCTCTGTGCTGGAGACTAGTTGATCCGGATGGTACAGGCCAAAACCAATTCATACAAtacaaaaatagtttttaGCTCAAACCTCACATCTTATTTTTGTAGCTGGGGATTCTGTTGGAGCTGTCAGGCAGAACTAATTAACAGAAGACCTGTATAAGTGTTCTAGAAGTGCTAATTGTGATGGCAAGTTGGAAACGGGACACTGTTATGAAGTGATATATTGTTTGTTAGGATTTTCTTATAACTAAGACCACTCATAGTACAGTGTCTCTAACACCTCCTGCTGGTTGGAATGCTTGAAGTAATCCACAAAACAAGCAGTTGTCATTCTGGAATTTGGCCAATCACACCATGGGCTACATCCTACACTGTccttatttcttttcattgtTTAACAGGATACATGGTGTCAACCTTCTAagtgtttttttcttctctgaTAGAAGGCTTAAGCTCTCCAGCATTCTATTTTCTAGTGGTTTCATGTTTGACTCAAACAAGTCTTTTCAGTAGGGTTAGTGATGTGTAGGTGGTCAAATAAGGCTCTTTCATACAGAAATATTGTAAGAAGAGTGATTGACCAAGGCCAATTTTGCAACTTGATATGGTCAATCTAAATCATTTGGTGCTCAAAATACCATGTTGGTGCAGGAGCTAATTCCATGAGTCAAAGCTATTGGTGGAGAATGAAGAAGATGCATTCTTAGAAGTATAGAGGTAGTAGCAAGGGTGGAACAGCAACTAGGAACCGAAACTGTAATTTCATGAAATTAGCgcatttattttaacttttaagcaGTTTGTTGTTTGACGAAAACTCTCACTTTAACTGGTTTCATGtaggggtggcgaaacggATTACCcacgggtacccgcacccgacaagtcgggtacccgtacccattttagccaaatttgttgtcccaatacccgccccgcggcataccgggattacccgatacccgtgtcgggtatcccgtacccgacattgcgggtacccgtacccgaccaaaatcctaataaaaaatttgaaaaccataataacCGTCAACATTCCccaatttactttattaatatcgatGGTAATGTTGAATAGATTGAGAATAAAACTAAGGGGACACTTTATAACTAATTCCggtgagttttcaattgtatgttcgttggaatataaaatgttttaaaagaaCTCTTAGATTATATAAAGTACTTCCATTATTCTCcttaatagagacatttcaatttcttcactcattttggaaatataataatagaaatactcttctctacattattatctctctaactttatttttttctccgttctaactatttatttttaatttttcaaaatgagtgcgtaTATGGCTATTAAGTaagtattatttaactatttactttttttctccattttaactatttaaacacctttattaatatggaacggagggagtattaaaagatAGAATATggctaatactaataataacgggtattatcgggactaacgggtatacccgcgcgggtagtgggtatacccgctacccgcaaaactctaaaacacactacccgatcccgccccGTTTCCCGTTATCGTTGGGTAGcgggtacccaatacccgGCGGATAGCAGGTCGAGATGGGAATTACCCAttacccgctacccattttgccacccctagtttcatgaaaataaaataagataaaaatagatGAAGAATTTTAGGGCTCAAGTCTATGCGGCAGATAAAGCAGGCTGATTTATATGCTTCAAGAGTCAGGGATCAAGCAGAAAGCTATGGTGTTTGCTAATGATGAGTGACAGTCAGATATGAAGTAAAAAAGTTAAGGCTGGAGACGTAAACTCATTCTGatataataatagtcatttgAGGTAGGAGCTTTATAAAGAACAACGTATGTTGTAAATACATTGCTTAGTTCCTTTTAAAAGGAAGATATGGTTAATAAGGTTTCTAAAGATGTGTATATTTAGTTAAGGGACCGGGGATATGGAAATATGAAGAGTGTAAAATAAAGGATAGAGAATGACAAAGGACAGATGACAAGTCAAGGAGCCACTCTGCAAACTATTAGGGCATTGAAATGAATTCCTCTGAACTTTCACCTTCTAACTGTTCAAGGGAAAACTTAAATGGTAGTATAATCTTAACAGAGAGATCAATCATTGCATGtcaatttaagaatttatagTCTAGAAGAGCCACTGAAACCAATATGAAgctcaaaacaaaaacataaggCTAGCAGTTATCCAAAATAAGACTCAGCTCATGACTcaaaacatatttcaaaatataaatatcactCAGTCAACCTTGCATAAGCCACAAATACTATAATCACTTTCAATGAGCTAAAACTTAGTTTacaaagtactactacttttagcaaaataaaaggataaagaataataaatgttaaaaaagtATTTACCTTCTCTATGTTCTCTTCATTCAGCTCTAGCCCTGTTTCTTCATCTGGTATTGATTCCACTGCAATAACTTCAGGAATCTTTTCCATTAAACGGCGCTCAATGCCCATTTTCATTGTCACTACGGCACTAGGACACGATCCACATGCTCCTTGTAATTTTAGTTTGACTACATTTCCATCAATTTCATGCAATGCAACATTGCCCCCATCCGAAATAAGATAGGGTCGGATCTCATCCAACACGCTCTCAACATTTTCTGCTGTCAGAGGCAATTCCACAGCCGAATCAGGAGTGGCAACAGCCTTTATTCCTGCACAGACATTGCACAGATTTATACCGCAGTACCGCTACAGTATATTTAGGAAATGAAGATAAGCATTATTCAAACATGGCCCAAGTCGCCAACCGAAAAAATTATAGTTCAGTTCATGCCAGAACATATTAAAGGAATTATCATATCACACTAGTAAATAGCCAACTATCTAAAAAACAATATCTTTCTTACATTATGATGACATAATAGATaacaaaacacaaacaaacagacagta harbors:
- the LOC125221566 gene encoding nifU-like protein 2, chloroplastic, giving the protein MHAAMAVTSPSAPFAYNCRLHKTLDSSCSSSSASAPALSRSPLSPKVSSLFGTRISVFGTINSVFPSSSYQLRRSSRSTCRPGIKAVATPDSAVELPLTAENVESVLDEIRPYLISDGGNVALHEIDGNVVKLKLQGACGSCPSAVVTMKMGIERRLMEKIPEVIAVESIPDEETGLELNEENIEKVLEEIRPYLIGAAGGDLELVEIEEPIVKVRISGPAAGVMTVRVAVTQKLREKIPSIAAVQLLS
- the LOC125221564 gene encoding ATP phosphoribosyltransferase 2, chloroplastic-like; protein product: MSVGRTIFLQCPSIPHFPNSSSSSPKPVAVKFTVSCCSLASPAAVVNGNLEKRSHDRNEVRLGLPSKGRMATDTLDLLKDCQLSVRQVNPRQYVAEIPQISNLEVWFQRPKDVVRKLVSGDLDLGIVGLDTVLEFGQGNEDLILVHDSLDYGDCRLSLAIPKYGIFENINSLKELAEMPQWTPERPLRIATGFTYLGPKFMKDNGLSHVTFSTADGALEAAPAMGIADAIVDLVSSGTTLRENNLKEIQGGVIVESQAVLVASRKSLIQRKGVLDITHEMLERLEAHLKAVGQFTVTANMRGSSAEEVAERVLSQPSLSGLEGPTISPVFCKRDGKVAADYYAIVICVPKKALYKSVQQLRMIGGSGVLISPLTYIFDEETPRWRHLLSVLGL